In Paraburkholderia bryophila, a single genomic region encodes these proteins:
- a CDS encoding MFS transporter, whose product MKNVMSSLKSGDWRALVACFLYFDTGFTVWVLYGPLAPFISKSIAMTPAQQGFLVAVPVLSAAILRVTLGNLYQSAHGKRIALMGVLLSAVPTIVLPLMASVPSYTELLVLGVFLGVGGASFAVALPMAGSNYPPKVQGLVLGLAAAGNIGAVLDGFLFPQLATHYGWQMAAGGALPLLAIAAITLYFWANDAGIKSGSVLRAFSSFAVTLVGLIVLVLLVEAGLFGSGKTGVLLLPVIGALLAIAVLPKRYRAVLGERDTWAIMLVYSITFGGFVGMSSYVSLLLTNLYQLSKIDAGLFMALLAATGAMVRPLGGLIADKVSGVRALTFLLAIISLCDFVFAAAMPSMAGGIALLLCLYVAFGLGNGATFQLVPHRWAGRTGLMSGIVGAAGGIGGFYLPVVMGIAKESTGSYQMGFATFGALAACAFVAIVALRRPWMAWSMQTGGLHAHATE is encoded by the coding sequence ATGAAAAACGTGATGAGCTCCCTCAAGAGCGGGGACTGGCGCGCGCTGGTGGCGTGCTTCCTCTATTTCGACACCGGTTTCACGGTCTGGGTGCTGTACGGGCCGCTCGCGCCGTTCATCAGCAAAAGCATTGCGATGACTCCCGCGCAGCAAGGTTTTCTGGTGGCGGTGCCGGTGTTGTCGGCGGCGATTCTGCGCGTGACGCTGGGCAATCTGTATCAGTCCGCGCACGGCAAACGCATTGCCTTGATGGGTGTGCTGTTGTCGGCGGTGCCGACGATCGTGCTGCCGCTCATGGCGTCGGTGCCGTCGTACACGGAGCTGCTGGTGCTCGGCGTGTTCCTCGGGGTCGGCGGTGCGAGTTTCGCAGTGGCGCTGCCGATGGCGGGCAGCAACTATCCGCCGAAGGTGCAGGGGCTGGTGCTGGGTCTGGCCGCGGCCGGCAATATCGGCGCGGTGCTCGACGGTTTCCTGTTCCCGCAACTGGCCACGCACTACGGCTGGCAGATGGCCGCCGGCGGCGCGCTGCCCTTGCTCGCGATTGCCGCGATCACGCTGTATTTCTGGGCCAATGACGCGGGCATCAAGTCGGGCAGCGTGCTGCGCGCATTCAGCAGTTTTGCGGTGACGCTGGTGGGGTTGATCGTGCTGGTGCTGCTCGTCGAAGCCGGTCTGTTCGGCTCGGGTAAGACCGGCGTGCTGCTGTTGCCGGTGATCGGCGCGCTGCTGGCTATCGCTGTGTTGCCGAAGCGTTATCGCGCGGTGCTCGGTGAGCGCGATACGTGGGCGATCATGCTGGTGTACAGCATCACGTTCGGCGGTTTCGTCGGCATGTCCTCGTATGTGTCGCTGCTGCTGACCAATCTCTATCAACTGTCGAAGATCGATGCCGGCCTGTTCATGGCGCTGCTCGCCGCGACCGGCGCGATGGTGCGCCCGCTCGGCGGTCTGATCGCCGACAAGGTGTCCGGCGTGCGCGCGCTGACCTTCCTGCTGGCGATCATCTCGCTGTGCGACTTCGTGTTCGCTGCCGCGATGCCTTCGATGGCGGGCGGCATCGCGTTGCTGTTGTGCCTGTACGTGGCCTTCGGTCTCGGCAACGGCGCGACCTTCCAGCTGGTGCCGCATCGCTGGGCGGGGCGTACCGGTTTGATGTCGGGCATTGTCGGCGCGGCGGGCGGCATCGGCGGCTTCTATCTGCCGGTCGTGATGGGCATCGCGAAAGAAAGCACCGGCAGCTATCAGATGGGCTTCGCGACCTTCGGCGCGCTGGCCGCCTGCGCGTTCGTGGCGATCGTCGCGCTGCGCCGTCCGTGGATGGCGTGGTCGATGCAAACCGGCGGATTGCACGCGCACGCCACGGAGTGA